The genomic stretch CCACTTTTTACGGTAGTTCTTTTAATTTCTCCAATACCGGGGGAGCATCAAGTAAGTCATCAAATTTTTGCGCTAGTGCCTTAAAATGTGGAGTCTCAAGATGAATGTCCAATGCGTTTTGATCGGAGTATTTTTCAAAAAATATAAATTCAGTAGGGTTTTCGGTTGAAACGTGAGGGATATACATTGTGCAGCCTGATTCTTTCTCCTTTACCACCTTAGTAAGTTTGGCAAGTTCTTCTGCCAGCATATTTTCTTTGCCTGGTTTTGCTTTTAATCTGGCCATTACTGTTATCATAGATAAAATTCTTATCTCCTTTCGATCTTAAATTATTTCATTTGTTACAGGTTTACAATTTGTTTCCTTATTATCTTCCTCCTTTCAGCTAATCGCGGTCATATCGGCTTGAATATTCCGGATAATGATTTATTCCATATATGGTTTAAAATTCCTTCTTTGCCGGTAGAAACTTTGTTGTTGTATGTGGTCCGATTATTCTCCGATAGTGTTTTATGTAAACCAAAAAATCTTGCTGTCTGCCCTATACTGACAAAAAATTAAGCATTTTGAATCCAAACTCAGCATCAAATTCTTTAATGGCACCGGTATTTATTAATTCCAAAATTATTACCTCTGCCACCAGGTAAATTTGAGATTCTCCCCTGATGCACCCTGTTAAGGTTTGGTCTCCCTTACCCGTAGTTCCATGCAGGTGAAGCACTGGCTCGCGGTCATCACGGAATAACGTTCCGATAGCTAAAATTTCACGACAATCGCTAAAGGTACGCCATACAGGTTCCGGTGGTTGTGTGCACTCCTTGGGCCCGGTTACCATGGAGGCTTCCTTTAATGCTCCAATAATGTAACAAACTCCGGCCTCAATACTTTCTTTTTGAGCCAACTTCTTCAGTTCAAAAATTAGGTCATCACCATTTTCCACCTTGACCACGAAAACTCGTCCTACTTTTCCCTTTGTATATTTCACTACTAAAATAAACCTCCTATTACATTGACTGTTTTGGAAATCTAATATTTGGTATTATGTAAACAGCATCTCTCTAGATGATAACTTAAATTATAAAACTATTTCTTTTCCAGCCCCCGGGGTTGGTTTTCCTGGTGCCAAAATACTTCTATCCACCTTTTGCCGTGGTAACGCCAAAGAGTCAGGATGGCACGTATGAATTGGTCACTGGCCATTGCCCACCAAACTCCCACCAGGTAAAGGTTAAAATAAAAACCCAGCAGCAGCGACAATACAAGACGCACTCCCCAATTGCCGATGGTGGTAATATATAATACCCACTTTGTGTCCCCTGCCCCGCGCAGGGCGCCTGCAAGCACCTGTGCCACAGCTAAAGCGGGCTGGGTTAAGGCAATTATGCGAAGGCACGTTGATGAGACATTAATAACTTGTATATCATTAGTGTAAAAGGAGGCAATAGTCCTGCCGAAAAAGAAAAATATTGTTCCTGTAAGGACAGAAAACATTAATGTAGCTTTTGTGGCTAAATAACCATATCTTACAGCTGTTTCTTGTTTATTCGCTCCCAGGCTTTGCCCAACTAAGGCTGTCGCAGCTAAGGCAAAGCCGAAGCCGGGCATGAAACTTAAGGAGAAGATGCTCATCGCTATTTGGTTTGCTGCTAGGGTGGTCGTCCCCCATGAGGCAATAATGATACTGTATAGCACCTGAGATCCCTGTCGTACAAAATTTTCGCCACTGGCCGGCAGGCCAATGGAAAGTAGTTTTTTTATCAGTGATAGGTCCAAATTTATATTGTTGAATATTAATCTGACTGGTGTTTTACCCTGCAGCAGCAGGAACAAAGCTACCACCCCACCTATGGCCCTGGACAATCCCTGGGCTAGGCCCGCTCCTTCTACGCCCATGCTGGGAAAAGGGCCGGTGCCATTAATCAATACATACATCAGCGATAGGTTTATTATGTTGACCCCTGCCATAAGGTACAGGGGAGTTTTCATGTTGCCCGCACCTTGGAAAATAGCGTTACTTATGAATAGCAAATATCCTAGCACCATGGGAATCAATGCTGCACGCAAGTACATGGTCCCTAAAGATATTAGACTAAAATCAGTGTCCGGTTGGAGGAAAAGTAGTCCCCGCATGATTACGGGAGCTGAAAACCAACCACCTACGGCGATCAGTATGCCGATGCCAAGTCCCAGCACCAGGGCATGTTGGATTGCTGCTTGTACACGCTCCTCATCACCCGCTCCCACGTATCGTGCTACAAGTGCTGTTACCCCTACGCTGATGGCCATTAAAACCGCTATCATAATTAATAACACGCGGGTGCCCAGTCCCACTGCGGCTATAGCTTGAGGGCCAAGGTGACCGACCATGATTAAAGCAGCGATGGTTACCACCGATTGTAAAGTCATGCGTAAAACTGCGGAACTCCTAGAGCAAAAACTCTATTTAAAAGATCTCTGGTTGCGGGGTGGTTCATCTACTCCCTCCTATGATGGCCGATTAGTTTTCTAGTATCGTCGTACTAAAATGTATTTAATAAAGCCGCCGGCATATAAAGAAAAATATGCCGGCGGCAGATGGTTGGTTTCTGTATATTTAATTTTGTGAAAAAACTGGCTTGGAGGCAGGTTTTCCTTTTCTAGTCCTCTATCTTTTGGCGGCAGGGAATACTCCCCCTTTTATGTGCCTGGCGTCGGAAATGGTAAAGAAAACGTTGGGATGCAACTCATCCAGTAGAGTGATGGCCCGGTTCAGGTTTTTACGCTTAAGGGTAACAAAAAGAATTACTCTTTCACCGTCTCTCCCCTGCCCGGATACCGTGGTGACGCCAAATCCATGTTGGCGAAGAGCTGTTACAAACCTTTGCTCTAATTGAGGCTGGGGAAATACCTGTAATGATAAATAGCCCATGGCCAGTTTCCCTTCAATGATACTTCCTACAAAATTGCCGGTGGCAAAGCCTCCTGCATAAGCCAATACTTTGCCTGTATCGTCCAGGCCCCCCTTAAGTACTTCATTAAGGGCTACAACAAATACAGTTACTTCAAAAAAACCAATGACCGATGCCAGGATTTTTTTGTCTCGCATCAACATCAAAATTCGCAGCACGTCCAAGGACATATCGATGACCCTAGCTCCAAAAATGAATGCGTACGCTCCCAGCAGTACTCCCAGGTTTTCCACTCTTTATAATATCCTCCCTGAAACAGTAACATAATAAAGGAACACTAAAGTGCTCCCATGTTTTTAGTTTGACTGAAAGTCTTCCAATTGCTGCCTTAACTCCAATAGATGAATTTTTTCTTCCTCCAGTAATTTGCTGATCGCCTCTTTTACAGAGTCATCGGCGGTACTAGAAAAAAGTTCTTGGTATAGAAGAATTGAATCTTTTTCTGCTTGTATACCTATGGAAAGGGCATCCTTAGGGCCGATATCGGAAAGCTCTTGGTCACGTTGTTTAAAGGCCTCTATGATGGTGGCAAAGATATTACTATCAGCCAAGAACTTAAAATAGGCTGATTTGTTGTCCGGGATTGTTCCGTTCTCGCTACCATTTTTATGCTGCTCTATTAGGGTCTGAAAAAGATGTCTATGTTCCTTTTCTTCTTCAGCCAACTTATGGAAAATGTCTCTGACATCCTCCTCTTCAGCGTTTCCTGCCATAGCAGCGTAAAATTTGGCTCCCAGCGTTTCATTAACTAAAGCTGCACCTAGAATATCGTGCAGGGTTATTTGCTTTGTTGTAGTCATTTTTTTGCACCTCTCAACTAATGATGTTTCCTTTTAATTAACACCGGATATATTGTGTGTGAGCTTATTATGTTTTTCTATAAGGTCACTATAACAGCGCAATAATTTTAAAGCACAATTTTTGGATGATATTTGATCGACGTTGATTACAGCCTGTTCAGCCATTTGCTTTCTTATTCCTTCGTCTTTAAGCATTGTCAAAACCCGGTCGGCAAATTCCTCCTGGTTTAGTTCCGTAAGAAAACCGTCTTTTTCATGTTCAACCATTTCAGATACCCCGTTTGCATCAACAGCTACTACTGGCAGTCCCGCAGCCTTAGCTTCGCCTATAACAAGGCCTTGAGTTTCTGTAACGGAAGCAAATACAAAAATATCTGAACTATTGTAGCAGTGAATTACTTTTTCTTTTGGCAGTACTCCGGTAAAAGTAACCTTATTTTCAATTCCGAGTTCTACGGTCTTATCTTTAAGATTATTTTCTTCCGGTCCTTCTCCCACCAGTACCAGGCGAAAATGCGGATATTGTTTCTCAACCAGAGCAATTGCTTCCAAAAGCCACTGCAGGTTCTTTTCTTTTCCTAAGCGTCCTACACATAACAGAACTTTTTCATGGCCTGGAATACTATAATTTTTTTGCAGCCACTCTTTATCACCTGAACCGTAATCTTGTACTTGGATTCCGGTGGGGACATTAACTACACCTGTTTTTACACCTAAGGATTTAATGTAGTCGGAGACAATCCGGGTGGGAGTTACCACTAAATCACACTGGTTGCAAAAATCACTAGAAAGTCGTTGGGTTAAATCCTTGGTAATACCATGAGCAAAGGGAATATAGTGTACATATTCTTCGTACAGGGTGTGAAAGGTAAAAACTAAGGGTATCTGCATACGTTTTGCATAGCGCGCACCAACCCTACCCAATAAAAACGGTGAATGTACGTGTATAATATCCAAATTGAGTTTTTCAGCAATATTTCTCATCCGAAATGAAAAAGGTAAAGCCAGAGAATAATTTGGATGTGTAGGTGCAGGGATAGATGGAAATCTAAATACTCCCGTTTCCCCTTTATCGCAATTGGGGTAGTTAGGTGCAAAAATAAATATTTGGTGTCCCATAGCTTCCAATTCTGTTGTAAATGTATCAATGGAGCGTACTACCCCACTGGTGTACGGTTTGTAACTGTCAGTAAAAACACCGACTTTAAGTTTATCCACCAAACCACCCGCTTATAATTTTTATAAATTATATCATATTCTTACCAATTTTGCAGACACTACTCCCTAATGATCATCTGACTGATTCTCCAACCACAATAGGTCTTTTTGAGGATAAATTCACCTGTTGCCCCGGTGCTGGTTTTGCTGGTTACATCCATTTCCTTTATGTATGCTAGCACTGTCACTGTATCGCCGTCAATGGAGTTAATCAGCATTTTTTCTACCATCGCTGTTCCATACCAATCAGTGTCCGATTTAACAAATTTCCATGTTTGTTCAACTAGATCATTTAAGAGTTCGCCGGTAAAGTAACTGCTTAAAAACACTTGTACTTCTTTTTTATCCGCTGCCCGCATCCAGCCGGTATCTTCCACCGCGCCGTGTACAATGGATTTGACGGCAGAAGTATCACTTCGGTATTGTTGACTGCCGGCCTGAAAGCTGAATACAAACGTAACCATAAGGGCAAGGCCCAGAACTGAAAAAGATTTGACCACTTACAACACCTCTGGAAAATAATGTATATTGGTATATTATCCTCAAGCTGTTGTAAGTCCTGCCAAAGTATGGGAATTTATCTTATATAAGTTAACTTTTTTATGCTTTAAAGTCCCCGGAAATATTCCGGTCGCAGTGGTACCTTGTCAGGTTGTTCCAGGGCATTTTCAATTAATTTAACCAACTTATCGCGGTCCTGGTTTAAAATGCCTCGCAGCGGCAAGTAATTGGATGCATGATTGGAACGAAAGGTACAATTAGATAGGTTAACGTTGGCCAAAAGTAGCTTAATTTCTTTTAGAATTTCGCTGGAGTTGGGCACCTCGAAGTCCCCTCGCTGCACCTTTTTATATAGCGGAGTGTCAGGTACAACCATTAAAGTAAGGGCGCCCAGGTAGGTGGGGTTTACAGCGCTCACCACGGCGGCGGTTTCGCGCGCGTGTTCTTGCCATAACTCTTTTCCTCCCAACCCCAGTATAATGGTCGCTGATAGCTGAAGGCCTGAGTCCATTATTTTTTTCCCTGCTTTAATCATTTGTTCGCTGTTTACGCCTTTATTGACAGCCTTAAGAATTTTGTCGCTGCCGCTTTCAATTCCCAGGTAAAATATTTTCAAACCTGCTTTGCCTAACTCTACAAGTTCATCTTTTGACTTGGCATGTATGTCCTTTGGCCCGGCATATATGCCCACTCTCTCCAGATTAGGAAATGTTTTATAGAGAAGGTTCAGTGTCTTGAGCAGTGTGCCTGTATCTACGGCAAGGGCGTCTCCGTCGGCAAGAAATACACGGTTAATGCCATATGGCTGCCGGCCGCATGTTTCAATTTCAGTTTTTATTTCCTGCCAGGACTTGATATGAAACTGTTTCCCTTTATACATACCGCAAAATGTACACCCATTATGGGAACATCCCAAAGTAACCTGCAAAATTAGACTGGAAGCTTCACTGGGTGGGCGGTAAACAGGCATATCGTAATTCATGGGCAGCACCTTCCTTCGTAAGGGATCATGTTTTATTGTTTTTAATTAATCCCCCATGCAAATTCCTAGTTTGCGGGCTGACTTAATCATATCATTGTCCTGTTTGACCTGATTCAGTTCTCCGGTAGCTTCCGCCAGTGACACGGAAGAGATTGTGTTGCCCTGCAAGCATACCATGGCGCCGAATTTTTCTCTGGCCAAAAGGTTAGCTGCCCCGGTACCGTATCTGGTAGCTAAGATTCTATCGAAGGCTGTGGGGGAACCTCCCCTTTGCAAATGACCAAGAACTGTTACCCGGCTTTCTTTTCCTGTATGCTTTTCAACCTGTTGAGCAATAACATTACCTATTCCGCCCAGGCGAACAGGGTCAAAACTGTCTTCGACAGTTTTTTGCACAACCATTTCGCCATCCTCAGGCTTAGCTCCTTCCGCCACAACCACTATGCTAAATTTTTTGTGCTGCTGGCTCCGCTTGTTTATCTTATCTATCACTTTTTCCAGTTGATAAGGAATCTCAGGTATTAAAATTACATCAGCCCCGCCTGCCAGGCCCGAGGCCAAGGCTATCCAACCGGCATACCTGCCCATAACCTCAAGTACCATCACCCGGTGGTGAGATTCTGCAGTGGTGTGTAGTTTGTCTATTGCTTCCGTGGCTGTTGCCAAAGCTGTGTCAAAACCGAAAGTTTGATCAGTGGCTGAAAGGTCGTTATCTATTGTTTTAGGTACACCCACCACCTTTAGCCCCAGGTCGTGCAGTTGCTTGGCAATAGCCAGGCTGCCGTCCCCACCGATAACAACCAGAGCCTCCATGTCATGAATACTCATATTTTCGAATACCCTGTCTGATACATCAGCAAATACTTTTTTATCTCCTTTTACCACCGGGTAGTGAAAGGGATTATCGCGGTTGGTGGTGCCGAGGATTGTACCTCCGCGGGGTAAAATGCCGGTTACGTCTGTAGCTGTTAATTCCCTTATCCGGTTCTGTATAAGACCACCAAAACCGTTTTCAATACCCATTACTGTCATCCCGTATTCGCTACAGCAAGTTTTGGTGACAGCTCTAATAACAGCATTTAACCCGGGGGCATCCCCTCCACCGGTTAGTATACCTATTTTTTTAACCATTTTTATCCTCCCTACAGCTTTAAATACCTGCTAAAAAGTTGCTGATTAATTTATTGAATTGTTGTGGTTGTTCCAACATCATCATATGACCGGCTTGTTTAATCATATGCATTTCTGAGTTTAGAATCCGGTTTGCCAGGTATTCTCCATATCTAACCGGAGTTAACGAGTCTTCTCCCGCTGAAACAATCAGTGTTTTAGTTTTAATTTCTGTAAGTTTATCCAGCATGTCAAAGTTATTACATGCTGTAAAGTCATTAAAAAATACCTTTGGTGAGACAGTTTCCATGTCTTTGCATGTGATGTCCAACAGGTGCTTGGGGGCATCTTTACCGTATAAATAATTAATCAGTTCTCTAAATACATTACCCTCTGCAAATGTCTTTAAAATAGCAGGCAAAACCTTTAGACGGGCGCCTGTACCTGCCAAAACCAGTCCTGATAATTTGGCCGGAAAACTATGGGCAAATTCTTGGGCAATGGCACCACCCATAGAATGTCCGGCTAGAATAAAGGGGCTGCCGATTAGGTGTTCAGAGAAAGTGTGCAGGAAATCCACATATTCCGATATCATATCGGCGGAATTCCCTTGCGATTGGCCGTGTCCGGGTAAGTCCACTGCTATAGCCAGGTGCTCTTTCCCCAGGCTCTCCAATTGATAGGTCCAGTGCATATGGTTCCCACCGGCACCATGGATAAATACAATGATGTGTTTGGGGTCCCGATCAGCAGGCAATTTGGCCTCATAGTAATAACGTTTTCGTTGCATATCTATAAATGGCATAATAGAATCTGCTCCTTTTGAAAAAGAAACTACCGGTTATGAGGCCGGTAGTTTCTTTAATCGAATCTTAATGATGATGAGCGTCACAACTTTGAGTGGCGGGTTTATCCGGCTTATCCTCGTACTTTTTCCACATGGCTTGAAAAAAATTTGCTATCACAAGCATACTTGTGGTGGTAACGATTCCGAACACCACTGCCTGCCACCAAGTATCAAAGAACATAGCTTTTTCCTCCTTTATGTTCTTTTTATTTAATTACTCCATACTACCTTGTGTTGAAAGTTTTTGCAATACATCTTTAAGCTCATCCATGGTTTCACCGTAACCGGTGAAATCTCCGCTCTTAAGCCTGTCTTGCGCTGTGTTATAAAGCCGGTTGGCCTTATCGATTAATTCACGGTTTGTTTCC from Bacillota bacterium encodes the following:
- a CDS encoding antibiotic biosynthesis monooxygenase, with product MITVMARLKAKPGKENMLAEELAKLTKVVKEKESGCTMYIPHVSTENPTEFIFFEKYSDQNALDIHLETPHFKALAQKFDDLLDAPPVLEKLKELP
- a CDS encoding DUF296 domain-containing protein, whose product is MKYTKGKVGRVFVVKVENGDDLIFELKKLAQKESIEAGVCYIIGALKEASMVTGPKECTQPPEPVWRTFSDCREILAIGTLFRDDREPVLHLHGTTGKGDQTLTGCIRGESQIYLVAEVIILELINTGAIKEFDAEFGFKMLNFLSV
- a CDS encoding MATE family efflux transporter, producing MTLQSVVTIAALIMVGHLGPQAIAAVGLGTRVLLIMIAVLMAISVGVTALVARYVGAGDEERVQAAIQHALVLGLGIGILIAVGGWFSAPVIMRGLLFLQPDTDFSLISLGTMYLRAALIPMVLGYLLFISNAIFQGAGNMKTPLYLMAGVNIINLSLMYVLINGTGPFPSMGVEGAGLAQGLSRAIGGVVALFLLLQGKTPVRLIFNNINLDLSLIKKLLSIGLPASGENFVRQGSQVLYSIIIASWGTTTLAANQIAMSIFSLSFMPGFGFALAATALVGQSLGANKQETAVRYGYLATKATLMFSVLTGTIFFFFGRTIASFYTNDIQVINVSSTCLRIIALTQPALAVAQVLAGALRGAGDTKWVLYITTIGNWGVRLVLSLLLGFYFNLYLVGVWWAMASDQFIRAILTLWRYHGKRWIEVFWHQENQPRGLEKK
- a CDS encoding DUF2179 domain-containing protein codes for the protein MSLDVLRILMLMRDKKILASVIGFFEVTVFVVALNEVLKGGLDDTGKVLAYAGGFATGNFVGSIIEGKLAMGYLSLQVFPQPQLEQRFVTALRQHGFGVTTVSGQGRDGERVILFVTLKRKNLNRAITLLDELHPNVFFTISDARHIKGGVFPAAKR
- a CDS encoding B12-binding domain-containing radical SAM protein, which codes for MNYDMPVYRPPSEASSLILQVTLGCSHNGCTFCGMYKGKQFHIKSWQEIKTEIETCGRQPYGINRVFLADGDALAVDTGTLLKTLNLLYKTFPNLERVGIYAGPKDIHAKSKDELVELGKAGLKIFYLGIESGSDKILKAVNKGVNSEQMIKAGKKIMDSGLQLSATIILGLGGKELWQEHARETAAVVSAVNPTYLGALTLMVVPDTPLYKKVQRGDFEVPNSSEILKEIKLLLANVNLSNCTFRSNHASNYLPLRGILNQDRDKLVKLIENALEQPDKVPLRPEYFRGL
- a CDS encoding ATP-dependent 6-phosphofructokinase → MVKKIGILTGGGDAPGLNAVIRAVTKTCCSEYGMTVMGIENGFGGLIQNRIRELTATDVTGILPRGGTILGTTNRDNPFHYPVVKGDKKVFADVSDRVFENMSIHDMEALVVIGGDGSLAIAKQLHDLGLKVVGVPKTIDNDLSATDQTFGFDTALATATEAIDKLHTTAESHHRVMVLEVMGRYAGWIALASGLAGGADVILIPEIPYQLEKVIDKINKRSQQHKKFSIVVVAEGAKPEDGEMVVQKTVEDSFDPVRLGGIGNVIAQQVEKHTGKESRVTVLGHLQRGGSPTAFDRILATRYGTGAANLLAREKFGAMVCLQGNTISSVSLAEATGELNQVKQDNDMIKSARKLGICMGD
- a CDS encoding alpha/beta hydrolase, translated to MPFIDMQRKRYYYEAKLPADRDPKHIIVFIHGAGGNHMHWTYQLESLGKEHLAIAVDLPGHGQSQGNSADMISEYVDFLHTFSEHLIGSPFILAGHSMGGAIAQEFAHSFPAKLSGLVLAGTGARLKVLPAILKTFAEGNVFRELINYLYGKDAPKHLLDITCKDMETVSPKVFFNDFTACNNFDMLDKLTEIKTKTLIVSAGEDSLTPVRYGEYLANRILNSEMHMIKQAGHMMMLEQPQQFNKLISNFLAGI